One region of Sulfurisphaera ohwakuensis genomic DNA includes:
- a CDS encoding 2,5-diamino-6-(ribosylamino)-4(3H)-pyrimidinone 5'-phosphate reductase, which translates to MRPYIIIFSTTTIDGRIASKDYYSELSCPYDKMRLHILRTEVDAVLVGSNTVRIDNPKLLVKYAKGRNPIRVTISESLNFDPNLNIFSVPPDTIVYTTYQAYLRNEDKANELKKKGVKIRVLEKLSSCIIAEDLYNLGVKRILIEGGGRTIWNFIKDNCFDEIRITISPKIFGNGVSVINGEGFKGIEAPELKLVDCKICECKKEVHLRYMRL; encoded by the coding sequence ATGAGACCCTATATTATAATATTCAGTACTACTACTATAGATGGTAGAATTGCCTCAAAAGACTATTATAGTGAACTAAGTTGTCCTTACGATAAAATGAGATTACATATTTTAAGAACTGAAGTTGATGCTGTATTAGTTGGTTCGAATACTGTAAGGATAGACAATCCTAAGCTTTTAGTTAAGTATGCTAAGGGAAGAAATCCTATTAGAGTTACAATAAGTGAGAGTTTAAATTTTGATCCTAATCTAAATATATTTAGCGTACCTCCTGATACAATAGTTTATACTACTTATCAAGCTTATCTAAGGAATGAAGATAAAGCAAATGAATTAAAGAAAAAAGGAGTGAAAATAAGAGTTTTAGAAAAGCTTTCATCTTGTATAATAGCAGAAGACTTATACAATTTAGGAGTAAAAAGAATTCTAATTGAAGGAGGAGGAAGAACTATATGGAATTTTATAAAGGATAATTGCTTTGATGAGATTAGGATAACAATATCTCCTAAAATTTTCGGAAATGGTGTTTCCGTAATAAATGGAGAAGGGTTCAAAGGAATAGAAGCACCAGAGCTTAAACTTGTAGATTGCAAAATATGCGAATGTAAAAAAGAAGTTCATTTAAGATATATGAGATTATAA
- the tes gene encoding tetraether lipid synthase Tes, whose protein sequence is MAQTSQEEPQGGFRLLPAPSKFENGVVKFGDREIKVGGPLPKLAENEKLVRVTSSLCPVCYRLLPAVIFEKEDKLYIRKICPEHGEFEDLYYGDVGLYYKFDYWEYEGKGPKVPYVDLKSPCPFNCGLCPMHHQHSALVNLVITNRCDLSCWYCFFFAEKAGYVFEPTIEQIKFMVNQLKRQDITLVIQITGGEPTLREDLIEIVRVLRENGVKHIQLNTWGGTFAKMYFEDPEKAIRYARELREAGVNTIYMSFDGTNRRTNPKNHWEVPYTLEVFRKAGMTSVVLVPTVIKTVNDQDLGNIVKFAAYNLDVVRSVNFQPVSLTGMMKRNMRNKFRITIPEVLKNIEEQTDGEITRDSWYPIGTSVVFSKLVEALTGKEQFEMANHPSCGAGTYVYVEWRNGEPHFIPISKFIDLEGLLEYLKEKTEELREGGNKYWIGIKLLYNLRKFIDKEKGPKDFDVYKMLYNIIVNHNYEALGEWHYRTLFLGTMHFMDLYNYDIQRVMRCDIHYVTPDGRVIPFCTYNVLNDLYRDKILKEYQIPLDKWIKSHGENSIGDAMKYKRNATRLEQGEIYQLTYKPFL, encoded by the coding sequence ATGGCACAGACTTCACAAGAGGAACCACAAGGTGGTTTTAGGCTATTACCAGCTCCTTCAAAGTTCGAAAACGGTGTTGTAAAATTCGGAGATAGAGAAATAAAAGTTGGAGGTCCATTGCCTAAACTGGCTGAAAATGAGAAACTTGTCAGAGTTACAAGCTCTTTATGCCCAGTATGTTATAGATTATTACCAGCAGTTATATTTGAGAAAGAAGATAAACTTTATATAAGAAAAATTTGCCCAGAACACGGAGAGTTTGAAGATCTATATTATGGAGATGTAGGATTATACTATAAATTTGATTACTGGGAGTATGAGGGTAAAGGACCTAAAGTACCTTATGTTGATCTCAAGTCTCCTTGCCCATTTAACTGTGGATTATGTCCGATGCATCATCAGCACTCAGCACTAGTTAATTTAGTAATAACTAATAGGTGTGATTTATCTTGTTGGTATTGCTTCTTTTTTGCTGAAAAAGCAGGATACGTATTTGAACCTACCATAGAGCAAATAAAATTCATGGTGAATCAGTTAAAAAGGCAAGATATTACGCTAGTAATTCAAATAACTGGTGGGGAACCAACATTAAGAGAGGACTTAATTGAGATTGTTAGAGTACTAAGAGAAAATGGAGTTAAGCACATTCAGCTAAATACCTGGGGTGGAACTTTTGCAAAGATGTATTTTGAAGACCCGGAAAAAGCGATAAGATATGCTAGAGAGCTTAGAGAAGCTGGGGTTAATACTATATATATGAGTTTTGATGGTACTAATAGGAGGACGAATCCGAAGAATCATTGGGAGGTTCCATATACCTTAGAAGTATTTAGAAAGGCTGGAATGACAAGTGTTGTACTTGTACCTACTGTTATAAAGACAGTTAATGATCAAGATCTAGGTAATATAGTCAAGTTTGCTGCATATAACTTAGATGTAGTTAGATCAGTAAACTTCCAACCTGTTAGTTTAACCGGCATGATGAAGAGAAATATGAGAAATAAATTTAGGATAACCATTCCAGAAGTACTTAAGAATATTGAGGAGCAAACAGATGGCGAAATTACAAGAGATAGTTGGTATCCAATAGGAACCTCTGTTGTATTCTCAAAACTTGTTGAAGCTTTAACTGGTAAAGAACAATTCGAAATGGCTAATCACCCAAGCTGTGGAGCAGGAACATATGTTTATGTAGAGTGGAGGAATGGAGAACCTCATTTCATTCCTATATCTAAATTCATTGATTTAGAAGGATTATTAGAATATCTGAAGGAGAAAACAGAAGAATTGAGGGAAGGAGGAAATAAATATTGGATAGGAATCAAGTTATTATACAATCTAAGAAAGTTTATTGATAAGGAGAAGGGTCCAAAAGATTTTGATGTATATAAGATGTTATATAATATTATAGTAAACCACAATTATGAGGCTCTAGGTGAATGGCATTATAGAACATTGTTCTTAGGTACCATGCATTTCATGGACTTATATAACTATGATATTCAAAGAGTAATGAGATGTGATATTCATTATGTAACGCCAGATGGCAGAGTAATTCCATTCTGTACATATAATGTATTAAATGATTTGTACAGAGATAAGATCTTAAAAGAATATCAAATCCCATTGGATAAATGGATTAAGAGCCATGGAGAAAATAGTATTGGAGACGCAATGAAATACAAGAGAAATGCAACAAGACTTGAGCAAGGAGAAATATACCAGTTAACCTACAAACCCTTCTTATAA
- a CDS encoding thiamine-phosphate kinase — protein MSEHEIIKNIIGKYSYVEDDVYVDKDNNMYKIDGFKLDYTFDFMDFYDIGWKAVTAVMSDIFSKGGIPKFILSSLGIEKKHVSQIENMIRGIKDASDYYGSLYIGGDLNSASTIGWIDVAGVGKAICYKDVKNIRENDLVIISNFIGYTSIVFLSYINNWKIKLTETEINKIRHPIINRRIKDLFENYCSSINYSTDISDGLIISLYNIIERSKKGIELLDLPFSKNVIEKTYEYGIKIDDLLKYGGEEFETLIVVKHENASEIIDYMEYLGFSPNVIGRITSRAVLEYKKSIIKKTGWDNFTGWF, from the coding sequence ATGAGTGAGCACGAAATTATAAAAAATATTATAGGGAAATATAGTTACGTGGAAGATGATGTATATGTAGATAAGGATAATAATATGTATAAAATTGATGGTTTTAAACTTGATTATACTTTTGATTTCATGGACTTTTATGACATAGGATGGAAAGCTGTTACTGCTGTAATGAGTGATATTTTTTCAAAAGGAGGGATTCCGAAATTTATATTATCTTCTTTAGGAATAGAAAAGAAGCATGTATCACAGATAGAAAATATGATAAGAGGAATTAAAGATGCTAGCGATTATTATGGTTCTCTCTATATAGGTGGTGATCTTAATTCTGCTTCTACTATTGGGTGGATAGATGTAGCTGGTGTAGGTAAGGCTATTTGTTACAAAGATGTAAAAAATATCCGGGAAAATGATTTAGTTATAATAAGTAATTTTATTGGGTATACATCTATTGTTTTTCTATCATATATTAATAATTGGAAAATAAAACTTACTGAAACAGAAATAAATAAAATTAGGCACCCTATTATTAATAGAAGGATTAAGGATCTCTTTGAGAACTATTGCTCGTCAATTAATTATTCAACTGATATAAGTGATGGGCTAATAATATCTTTATATAACATTATTGAACGTTCTAAAAAAGGCATAGAATTACTGGATTTGCCTTTTTCGAAAAATGTTATTGAGAAAACTTATGAATATGGAATAAAGATTGATGATTTACTTAAATATGGTGGTGAAGAGTTTGAAACATTGATTGTCGTTAAGCATGAAAATGCTTCAGAAATTATTGATTATATGGAATATCTAGGTTTTTCACCCAATGTAATTGGAAGAATAACTTCACGTGCTGTATTAGAATATAAAAAATCAATAATTAAAAAAACTGGTTGGGATAATTTTACAGGATGGTTTTAA
- the purB gene encoding adenylosuccinate lyase: MRELFQRATILKRMATVEVALLYALSKIGLVREEDILVVQKNIDKINISRVEELEKKLGHDVMALTVHLAELSGESGKFIHFGATSYDIVDTANILIFRDAINIIKKKLKNIIIILMEYAKKYQELVMIGRTHGQHALPITLGFKFANYVYEFTRSLERLNDTSKRLLKIKMAGAVGTMAGWKDKGLEIEKYVSEYLGLPPHEISTQIAPRDGYAELVSDLAILASQLDRFALEIRELMRPEILELAEGSAESRVGSSTMPHKENPVTAEKISGLAKVLRGFVISELENIPLWHERDLTNSSSERIILSHSFLIIDEMLESMEALLRNLRVYPENMRKNLELTKGLIMAESLMINLTLANVPRHIAHELVMKVSREAEREGKSLLEAALDNEEIVKILGKEKIIEALNPYNYLGEYKELISRALSYAKNVIEQT, encoded by the coding sequence ATGAGAGAATTATTCCAAAGAGCTACAATTCTTAAAAGAATGGCTACAGTAGAAGTAGCGTTACTTTATGCTTTATCAAAGATAGGTTTAGTAAGAGAAGAGGATATATTGGTTGTGCAAAAAAACATAGACAAAATAAATATAAGCAGAGTAGAAGAATTAGAGAAGAAATTAGGACATGATGTTATGGCATTAACTGTGCATTTGGCTGAATTATCCGGAGAATCTGGTAAATTTATTCATTTTGGTGCTACAAGTTATGACATAGTAGATACAGCTAATATATTAATTTTTAGGGATGCCATAAATATAATAAAGAAAAAATTAAAAAATATAATAATAATATTAATGGAATATGCTAAAAAATACCAAGAACTTGTAATGATAGGTAGAACACATGGGCAACACGCGTTACCAATAACGCTAGGTTTTAAATTTGCAAATTATGTTTATGAGTTTACTCGTTCGTTAGAGAGGCTTAACGATACAAGCAAAAGATTACTTAAAATAAAAATGGCTGGTGCAGTAGGCACAATGGCAGGTTGGAAAGATAAAGGATTAGAGATAGAAAAATATGTTTCAGAATACTTGGGATTACCTCCTCATGAAATCTCTACTCAGATAGCTCCTCGTGATGGATATGCTGAGTTAGTCTCAGATCTTGCAATTTTAGCGTCTCAGCTTGACAGATTTGCCTTAGAAATAAGAGAGCTAATGAGACCTGAAATTTTAGAGTTAGCTGAAGGTTCTGCAGAATCGAGAGTAGGAAGTAGTACTATGCCTCATAAGGAGAATCCGGTAACTGCGGAAAAAATCAGTGGATTAGCCAAGGTATTAAGGGGCTTTGTAATATCTGAGCTGGAAAATATACCTTTATGGCATGAAAGAGATCTAACTAACAGCTCATCTGAAAGGATAATTCTTTCTCACTCTTTTCTTATAATAGATGAGATGTTAGAGAGTATGGAAGCTCTTTTAAGAAATCTAAGAGTTTACCCAGAAAATATGAGAAAGAACCTAGAACTTACTAAAGGTCTTATTATGGCTGAGAGCTTAATGATTAATCTTACATTAGCAAATGTTCCAAGGCATATAGCTCATGAGCTTGTTATGAAAGTATCCAGAGAAGCAGAAAGAGAAGGAAAATCATTGCTTGAAGCTGCTTTGGACAATGAGGAAATAGTTAAAATACTAGGTAAGGAGAAAATAATAGAAGCATTAAATCCGTATAACTATTTAGGAGAATACAAGGAATTAATAAGTAGGGCATTATCATATGCAAAGAATGTTATTGAACAGACGTAA
- a CDS encoding formate--phosphoribosylaminoimidazolecarboxamide ligase, which produces MYILTIGSHSSLQILHGAKKEGFKTALVTPEKRVKFYKQFAFIDEVYGYKNEDKAVDYINDFANNGILIPHGSLVEYIGPERVNKIKTKIFGNRNLFEWEANQKKKMSLLKSAKIKIPEQFENPEDVDRLVIIKLPGAKGGKGYFIARNKSEAKEGLNKLLEQKMIKSIDEVIIQEYVIGVPMYFQFFNSIILNRLEIMGIDIRYETNIDGLRRLPPDIKIDPTLVVIGNIPAVARESLLPTVYEYGENFANTVKELVPPGMIGPFCLESVVTDQGDIVVFEFSGRIVAGTNLYVNGSPYSWLYWDEPMSVGRRIGREIKLAINSNKLDQVLT; this is translated from the coding sequence ATGTACATACTTACGATAGGAAGTCATTCATCATTACAAATATTACATGGAGCAAAAAAAGAAGGGTTTAAAACAGCTTTAGTAACGCCAGAAAAGAGAGTAAAATTCTACAAACAATTTGCTTTCATAGATGAAGTTTATGGATACAAAAATGAAGATAAGGCAGTAGATTATATTAATGACTTTGCAAATAACGGTATACTTATCCCTCACGGGAGTTTAGTAGAATATATTGGACCCGAAAGAGTAAATAAGATAAAAACAAAAATTTTTGGAAATAGGAACCTGTTCGAATGGGAAGCCAATCAGAAAAAGAAAATGAGTTTATTAAAGAGCGCAAAAATAAAAATCCCAGAACAATTTGAAAATCCAGAAGATGTAGATAGATTAGTTATAATTAAGTTACCAGGTGCTAAGGGAGGAAAAGGTTATTTTATAGCTAGAAACAAAAGCGAAGCAAAAGAAGGTTTAAATAAATTATTAGAACAAAAAATGATAAAAAGCATAGATGAAGTAATAATCCAAGAATATGTAATAGGTGTTCCTATGTATTTTCAATTTTTCAATAGTATTATATTAAATAGATTAGAAATTATGGGTATCGATATTAGGTATGAAACAAATATTGATGGTCTAAGAAGACTTCCACCAGATATTAAGATAGACCCAACTTTAGTTGTAATAGGTAATATACCCGCAGTAGCTAGAGAAAGTCTGTTACCCACAGTATATGAATACGGTGAAAATTTTGCTAATACTGTAAAAGAATTGGTACCTCCAGGAATGATTGGACCTTTCTGTTTAGAATCTGTAGTAACTGATCAAGGAGACATAGTGGTATTTGAATTCTCTGGAAGAATAGTAGCTGGAACTAATCTTTATGTTAATGGAAGTCCATATAGTTGGCTTTATTGGGATGAACCCATGAGCGTTGGCAGAAGAATTGGTAGAGAGATAAAATTAGCAATAAACTCTAATAAGTTAGATCAGGTGTTAACATAA
- a CDS encoding formate--phosphoribosylaminoimidazolecarboxamide ligase family protein — protein sequence MMVRIAVLASHSALDVFDGAKDENFETIALCKKGRERPYLEFKRIVDECIILDDFKEIASEKIDNYLTSRDAIIIPNRSLAVYVGYDSIEKMRTKYFGNRKMLRWEERTGEKNYYKILDEAKIRRPRIFKPEEVDATVIVKLPEAKRRVERGFFIAVNKKDFDEKLDSLMKAGIIDEKSVNEMVIEEYILGAHFNINYFYSPIFNRVELLSIDRRIQSDLDSFYRLPAEIQLKVNRLPRFIEVGHEPATIRESLLEKVFEIGYAFVEATKKLEPPGIIGPFTLQAMVTPELDLVVFDVAPRIGGGTNAHMGIGSQYSKLYFGKPISLGRRIAIEIKEGIKNGELNKILT from the coding sequence ATAATGGTTAGAATAGCTGTTCTTGCAAGTCATTCAGCCCTTGATGTTTTCGATGGAGCGAAAGATGAAAATTTTGAGACTATAGCTCTCTGTAAAAAAGGCAGAGAAAGACCTTACTTAGAATTTAAAAGAATTGTAGATGAATGCATAATTTTAGATGATTTCAAAGAAATAGCTTCAGAAAAAATAGATAATTATTTAACTTCTAGAGACGCTATAATAATTCCTAACAGAAGTTTAGCAGTATACGTTGGTTATGATAGCATAGAAAAAATGAGAACTAAATATTTTGGAAATAGAAAGATGTTAAGATGGGAAGAAAGAACTGGAGAAAAAAATTACTATAAAATATTAGATGAGGCTAAAATTAGAAGACCTAGAATATTTAAACCTGAAGAAGTTGATGCTACAGTTATAGTAAAATTACCTGAAGCTAAAAGAAGAGTTGAGAGAGGATTTTTCATTGCTGTTAATAAAAAAGATTTTGATGAGAAATTAGATTCCTTAATGAAGGCCGGTATTATAGATGAAAAAAGTGTTAATGAGATGGTAATAGAAGAGTATATATTGGGTGCCCATTTTAATATAAACTATTTCTATTCACCAATTTTTAATAGAGTTGAACTTTTAAGCATAGATAGAAGAATACAGAGCGATCTAGATTCCTTTTACAGATTACCAGCTGAAATACAGCTTAAAGTTAATAGATTGCCAAGATTTATAGAAGTAGGACATGAACCAGCTACTATAAGAGAGAGTTTACTTGAAAAAGTTTTTGAAATTGGATACGCTTTTGTAGAAGCTACAAAAAAACTAGAACCACCTGGTATAATAGGACCATTTACACTTCAAGCAATGGTTACACCAGAATTAGATTTAGTAGTATTTGATGTAGCCCCTAGAATAGGTGGCGGTACTAATGCTCATATGGGAATAGGCAGTCAATATTCTAAACTTTATTTCGGGAAGCCTATTAGTTTAGGTAGAAGGATAGCAATTGAGATAAAAGAAGGAATAAAAAATGGAGAACTTAATAAAATTCTTACATGA
- a CDS encoding adenylosuccinate synthetase, which produces MLNILVGGFFGDEGKGKVAAYLSLKDSPSLSVRTGSINAGHTVTYMGKQWKLRIIPSAFVNTTTYLALAPGALTSIEVLINEARETNSLDRLYIDPHVGIITEKEIKEERNDEYLMKRVGSTGQGVGYAEAKRILRKLKLAKDYDILSKFLINVPNLVIEKLEKNETVLIEGTQGYYLSLYHGEYPYVTSRNTSSSGVLSEVGIGPKYVDHVIVVFKSYVTRVGEGPLEGELDWEEAQRLGIAEIATVTGRKRRSAPFNIKLAKEAIRVNSATQIAITKLDALFKDAKGVKEYSKLPQEAKKWIEDIEEQLKVPITLIGTGEDALDMIDLRKEKL; this is translated from the coding sequence ATGTTAAATATCCTTGTAGGAGGATTTTTTGGCGATGAAGGTAAGGGAAAAGTTGCAGCATACCTTTCATTGAAAGATTCCCCATCTCTTTCTGTAAGAACAGGATCAATTAACGCTGGGCATACTGTAACATATATGGGAAAACAATGGAAATTAAGAATTATTCCCTCAGCTTTTGTAAATACAACAACATATTTAGCATTAGCTCCAGGAGCTTTAACTTCAATTGAAGTATTAATAAATGAGGCAAGAGAGACTAACTCATTAGATCGATTGTATATAGATCCACATGTTGGTATTATAACTGAGAAGGAAATCAAGGAAGAGAGAAATGATGAATACTTAATGAAGAGAGTAGGAAGTACAGGACAAGGAGTAGGATATGCTGAAGCAAAAAGAATTCTAAGAAAATTAAAACTAGCTAAAGATTATGACATATTATCTAAATTTTTGATTAATGTTCCAAATTTAGTTATAGAGAAATTAGAAAAGAATGAGACAGTTTTAATTGAAGGCACACAAGGTTACTACTTAAGCTTATACCACGGAGAATATCCTTATGTGACAAGTAGAAATACTTCTTCATCAGGTGTTTTAAGCGAAGTAGGCATAGGACCAAAATACGTAGACCATGTAATAGTCGTATTCAAATCCTATGTGACAAGAGTAGGTGAGGGACCTTTAGAAGGAGAATTAGATTGGGAAGAAGCTCAAAGGCTAGGGATTGCTGAAATAGCCACAGTTACTGGGAGAAAAAGAAGAAGTGCTCCATTTAATATTAAACTTGCAAAAGAAGCAATAAGAGTTAACTCAGCTACTCAAATTGCTATAACTAAATTAGATGCATTATTTAAAGATGCTAAAGGAGTAAAAGAATATTCAAAACTTCCCCAAGAAGCTAAGAAATGGATAGAAGATATAGAGGAACAATTAAAAGTACCAATCACACTAATTGGAACTGGAGAAGACGCACTGGATATGATCGACCTGAGAAAAGAAAAGCTATGA
- a CDS encoding NAD(P)/FAD-dependent oxidoreductase: MYFDTIIIGAGPAGLFAAYELANLNKNGVKILLIDKGTRPLKRVCPLLSPKEKCTFCNPCHITYGIGGAGTYSSGIINLRPDIGGELHEIMRSWDKAQELIDYVDQILVKFGAPKDRYFEPNMEKVKEIQRRAAKVGAEFIPIRQRHIGTDKTPIVIENILKYIESKNVQVAELTEALEIEKKGSEFIIKTDKLGEIETKTLLVAPGRAGAKWFLEQAKKLGVDMVPGPLDIGVRVETEAFVMEDLTNAVWDPKVVMYTRKYDDKVRTFCVNPGGFVMKEVYDDGTIGVNGQTFADRKSKNINFAFLTTIKLSDPLEDTIEYGKSIARLMTRLGGEKPIIQRLIDFEKGRRSTWDRINRSTVKPTLRDVTPGDISMGLPYRVVSNIIEGLERLDNLAPGIYSSNTLLYAPEIKYYSMKAVVDSNMETVVDNLFVAGDGVGLSRGINVAAATGILAARGIAIKLGLL, from the coding sequence ATGTACTTTGACACTATAATAATTGGTGCCGGACCTGCTGGATTATTTGCGGCTTATGAATTAGCAAATCTAAATAAGAATGGTGTGAAAATTCTTCTGATAGATAAAGGAACAAGGCCACTGAAACGTGTGTGCCCATTATTAAGTCCAAAAGAGAAGTGTACCTTTTGTAATCCATGTCATATCACATACGGTATAGGTGGTGCTGGAACGTACAGTAGTGGCATAATAAATCTTAGGCCAGATATAGGTGGAGAGCTTCATGAAATTATGAGAAGTTGGGATAAAGCACAAGAGTTAATTGATTATGTAGATCAAATACTTGTTAAATTTGGAGCACCTAAAGATAGATATTTTGAACCCAACATGGAAAAAGTAAAGGAAATCCAAAGAAGGGCTGCTAAAGTTGGCGCGGAATTTATACCAATAAGACAACGTCATATAGGAACTGATAAGACGCCTATCGTTATTGAGAATATATTAAAATATATAGAGAGCAAAAATGTGCAAGTTGCTGAACTTACTGAAGCTCTAGAAATAGAAAAGAAAGGTTCTGAATTCATTATAAAAACTGATAAGCTAGGTGAAATAGAAACTAAAACTTTATTAGTTGCCCCGGGGAGAGCTGGAGCAAAATGGTTCCTAGAGCAAGCTAAGAAATTAGGAGTTGACATGGTTCCTGGACCCCTTGACATAGGAGTCAGAGTAGAAACAGAAGCCTTTGTGATGGAAGATTTAACTAATGCTGTATGGGATCCTAAGGTTGTTATGTATACAAGGAAGTATGATGATAAAGTAAGGACTTTCTGTGTTAATCCAGGAGGATTTGTAATGAAAGAAGTTTATGATGACGGTACCATTGGAGTTAACGGACAAACTTTTGCAGATAGAAAAAGTAAAAACATAAACTTTGCGTTCTTAACTACTATTAAACTCTCAGATCCATTAGAAGATACCATAGAATATGGTAAAAGTATTGCTAGATTGATGACCAGATTAGGAGGAGAAAAACCAATAATTCAACGTTTAATTGATTTTGAAAAGGGAAGAAGAAGTACATGGGATAGAATTAACAGATCTACTGTTAAACCTACCTTAAGGGATGTAACACCAGGGGATATAAGCATGGGATTACCATATAGAGTAGTCAGTAATATAATTGAAGGGTTAGAAAGATTGGATAATTTAGCTCCAGGGATTTACTCGTCTAATACATTGTTATATGCACCTGAAATAAAATATTATAGCATGAAAGCAGTAGTAGATAGTAATATGGAGACTGTAGTGGATAATTTATTTGTAGCCGGAGATGGTGTTGGATTATCTAGAGGTATAAATGTAGCTGCAGCAACTGGAATATTAGCTGCAAGAGGAATTGCAATTAAATTAGGTCTTTTATAA
- a CDS encoding Lrp/AsnC family transcriptional regulator, which yields MELSEIDKKLIMELEYHFPFNEKPFSEISERLGISEEEIIKKTKELLSNEIIKRVGMYVNFRAKGMEGALIAAEIPIENLEKYRKITLAIKELTHNYIRNHPKYNVWFVLKAESKDKLKENVKKILEESNGRDYVILFSKKTLKLSVKYDIIRGVSYSEPEEIHEKIPTAEELGIPKELLKDLSLPLQISSRPFRNIAEKYNMKESELVELIKELKEKGVIKDYGATVNGDKVGIKENAMMLVNSDDIESSCYNLAKNLKEATHVVLRESDKKWDYLCYAMIHGANKKIIFEVAKKGVEITKAKSYMLLFSLDNLKPGIVI from the coding sequence ATGGAGCTATCAGAAATTGATAAGAAGCTTATAATGGAGCTTGAATATCATTTTCCCTTTAATGAGAAACCTTTTAGTGAAATCTCAGAAAGGCTTGGAATTTCTGAAGAAGAGATTATAAAGAAAACTAAGGAATTACTGAGTAATGAGATTATAAAAAGAGTAGGGATGTATGTAAACTTTAGAGCTAAAGGAATGGAAGGGGCTCTAATAGCTGCTGAGATACCAATAGAAAATTTGGAAAAATATAGAAAAATTACATTAGCTATAAAAGAACTTACTCATAATTATATTAGAAACCATCCAAAATATAATGTTTGGTTTGTATTAAAAGCTGAAAGCAAAGATAAATTGAAAGAAAATGTGAAAAAGATTCTAGAAGAAAGTAATGGTAGAGATTATGTGATTCTGTTCTCTAAAAAAACTCTTAAACTTAGCGTAAAGTACGATATAATAAGAGGTGTTTCATATAGCGAACCAGAAGAAATTCACGAAAAAATACCTACAGCTGAAGAATTAGGTATTCCGAAAGAGTTATTGAAAGACCTTTCGCTTCCATTACAGATTAGTTCAAGACCGTTCAGAAATATAGCCGAAAAATATAATATGAAAGAAAGTGAACTAGTTGAACTAATAAAAGAACTTAAAGAAAAAGGAGTTATTAAAGATTATGGAGCGACAGTAAATGGCGATAAAGTAGGAATTAAAGAGAATGCCATGATGCTAGTTAATTCAGATGATATAGAATCTTCTTGTTATAACCTGGCTAAAAATCTAAAGGAAGCTACACATGTTGTATTAAGAGAATCAGATAAAAAATGGGACTATTTATGCTATGCTATGATCCATGGAGCAAATAAAAAAATAATATTTGAAGTTGCAAAAAAAGGAGTCGAAATTACTAAAGCCAAGAGTTATATGCTACTATTTAGCTTAGATAATTTGAAACCTGGTATTGTAATTTAG